In Psychrobacter immobilis, a single genomic region encodes these proteins:
- a CDS encoding ABC transporter ATP-binding protein encodes MSSQSHEVLRLEALKKSYNIGQPNEIEVLHGIDLTISTNDFAALIGPSGSGKSTLLNVLGLLDQPTSGELYLLGQATSAMNDAGRTALRGSTIGFVFQFHHLIQAFSALDNILMPLTLTRGRPNKLAIQKARELLAAVGLERFADSKPNELSGGQQQRVAIARALITEPALLLADEPTGNLDTVTAGEVFELFRKVNQERDCAVLLVTHDPRLSASCDRTINLVDGRIDSDTLNN; translated from the coding sequence ATGTCCAGTCAATCTCACGAAGTTCTGCGTTTAGAGGCACTAAAAAAGTCTTATAACATCGGTCAACCTAATGAGATTGAGGTGCTTCACGGTATTGACTTAACCATCAGCACTAACGACTTTGCTGCCCTGATTGGTCCTTCTGGTTCAGGTAAAAGCACTTTGCTAAATGTACTAGGGTTACTAGATCAGCCAACCAGCGGTGAGCTATATCTGTTGGGTCAAGCGACCAGCGCTATGAATGATGCTGGTCGCACCGCTTTACGTGGCAGTACTATTGGCTTTGTCTTTCAGTTCCATCATCTGATTCAAGCGTTTAGCGCATTAGACAATATCTTAATGCCGCTAACATTGACAAGGGGTCGTCCAAATAAGCTTGCTATCCAAAAAGCGCGCGAGCTACTGGCAGCGGTTGGGTTAGAGCGCTTCGCTGACAGTAAACCTAACGAGCTATCAGGTGGCCAGCAACAGCGTGTTGCGATTGCACGCGCCTTGATAACCGAACCGGCATTGCTATTGGCTGATGAACCTACAGGTAATCTGGATACCGTGACGGCAGGGGAGGTGTTTGAGCTGTTCCGAAAAGTCAATCAGGAACGTGATTGCGCGGTATTGCTTGTCACCCATGATCCACGCTTGTCAGCATCTTGTGATCGAACGATTAATTTGGTTGATGGTCGTATTGATAGTGATACGTTGAATAATTGA
- a CDS encoding ABC transporter permease has translation MTAFFGRLWIDATIAISFLREGRIQSLMITLGVAIGVAVIIFITALIQGLQTNLIDSTLGSQAHIRLVAPDEVNLIAPSADDTLQLIQEDKRPQRLRSINNWQQITDTLDQLPLLTAVSPNVSGPGFVRRGEALESVILVGTDLARYQNIIPLDEYLISGELRVGADNVLIGSELAKDLGVEVGSKLRLDTGQDSSSSNNNLSNNLGSNLSSNSAVVNIAGIFELGVRELDARYVYLDLKQAQSLLNLPGGITVIELTVEDIFEAEEIAAQVGRLTSLQAESWIETNAQLLSGLTAQSLSSNMIVVFVAISVAFGIASVLSVSVVQRTREIGILRAMGATRQQILRIFLIQGAIFGLLGSIVGSGVSYVLVWSFNTFGPDIFTIPISINLILVTMSLATLTGVIAAAIPARRAAALDPVVAIRYV, from the coding sequence TTGACGGCTTTTTTCGGTAGACTATGGATTGATGCCACTATTGCCATCAGTTTTTTACGCGAGGGACGCATACAGTCGTTGATGATTACTCTGGGAGTAGCGATAGGTGTTGCCGTTATTATATTTATCACCGCACTCATCCAAGGATTACAGACCAACCTTATTGACAGCACCCTCGGCAGTCAGGCACATATTCGCTTAGTAGCGCCAGACGAAGTCAACCTAATAGCGCCGTCTGCTGATGATACACTGCAACTGATACAAGAGGACAAGCGTCCACAACGTCTGCGTTCTATTAATAATTGGCAGCAAATCACTGACACGCTAGATCAACTGCCCTTGTTAACTGCCGTATCGCCAAACGTGTCTGGGCCTGGGTTCGTCCGGCGTGGCGAGGCATTAGAGTCGGTGATACTAGTAGGTACTGACTTGGCGCGCTATCAGAATATAATCCCACTTGATGAGTACTTAATCAGTGGTGAGCTGCGAGTGGGCGCAGATAATGTATTGATTGGTAGTGAACTGGCTAAAGATTTGGGTGTAGAGGTCGGCAGCAAATTACGTTTGGATACAGGTCAAGATAGTAGTAGCAGCAATAATAATTTGAGTAACAACCTTGGTAGCAACCTTAGTAGCAACAGCGCTGTAGTCAATATCGCTGGTATATTTGAGCTCGGCGTACGAGAGCTTGATGCGCGCTACGTGTATCTAGACCTAAAACAAGCGCAGTCATTACTCAACCTACCGGGCGGTATCACAGTCATTGAGTTGACGGTTGAAGATATCTTTGAGGCGGAGGAAATCGCTGCACAAGTGGGTCGTTTGACCTCATTGCAAGCAGAAAGCTGGATTGAAACCAACGCCCAACTGCTGAGTGGTCTCACGGCTCAAAGTTTATCTAGCAATATGATTGTCGTTTTTGTGGCGATCTCGGTGGCTTTTGGCATTGCCAGTGTGCTGTCGGTCAGTGTGGTTCAGCGTACGCGCGAGATTGGTATCTTACGAGCCATGGGTGCAACTCGTCAGCAAATCCTACGAATATTCTTAATTCAAGGGGCTATATTTGGCTTGCTAGGCTCGATTGTCGGTAGTGGTGTCAGCTATGTATTGGTCTGGTCTTTTAATACTTTTGGGCCCGACATATTTACAATTCCCATATCGATAAACCTAATCTTAGTGACTATGTCGTTAGCAACGCTAACTGGTGTGATAGCAGCTGCTATTCCAGCGCGGCGCGCAGCAGCACTTGATCCAGTGGTGGCTATTCGCTATGTCTAA
- a CDS encoding efflux RND transporter periplasmic adaptor subunit codes for MRAIPYKLIVSALLLIIVAGFFAFRWWQGPLLPSYRISSMPLVQTVVATGRVVAVSNTDIGSEISGVVLERRVAEGEQVAAGDLLLVLSSDDVAAQVRQAEAELAELISSTRPQAVVDLTNAEVALAQADRNVERRRELAAISAISDEEMEQAIQAQAQARNDLENARLRANALSSGGVEEDLLRARIAALQAQLNKAQVRSKVSGTILTRNVEVGDLVQPGQSLFTIALDGKTEIRVPLDERNLSRLALQQPSVAIADAYPDKPFPVRISFIAPSIDPQRGTVEVRLSVDPVPDFLRQDMTVSVNIETDQRAKALVIPNDALANVKEDSAEVLLLRDGKIQRRVVKLGLRGLSASEVLSGLSAGDEILVDATVSLADGKRVRTALQAAPFTAPNADKMRAVKDKSQAAETVN; via the coding sequence TTGCGCGCTATTCCTTATAAACTGATTGTTAGCGCACTACTGCTCATCATTGTTGCGGGCTTTTTTGCCTTTCGCTGGTGGCAAGGACCACTATTACCAAGCTATAGAATATCTTCGATGCCTTTGGTGCAGACGGTCGTAGCGACTGGACGGGTCGTTGCCGTATCAAATACTGACATTGGTAGCGAGATATCAGGTGTCGTATTAGAGCGACGGGTAGCAGAAGGCGAACAAGTCGCTGCAGGAGATTTATTATTAGTACTAAGCTCCGATGACGTTGCAGCCCAAGTGCGGCAAGCAGAAGCCGAGTTGGCGGAATTGATTAGTAGCACTCGTCCACAAGCAGTGGTGGACTTGACCAATGCCGAAGTAGCGTTGGCGCAAGCTGACCGTAATGTCGAGCGCAGGCGCGAATTGGCTGCTATCTCGGCCATCTCTGATGAGGAAATGGAGCAAGCGATTCAAGCCCAAGCCCAAGCACGCAATGACCTTGAAAATGCACGCCTGAGAGCGAATGCACTCTCCTCTGGTGGTGTTGAAGAAGATTTATTACGTGCTCGTATCGCCGCATTGCAGGCTCAGCTCAATAAAGCGCAAGTACGTAGCAAAGTATCAGGCACTATTCTGACCCGTAATGTCGAGGTAGGCGATTTGGTACAGCCAGGTCAGAGCTTGTTTACTATTGCCCTCGATGGTAAGACTGAAATAAGAGTACCGCTTGATGAACGTAATTTATCTCGATTGGCTTTGCAGCAACCATCAGTCGCTATTGCCGATGCCTATCCAGATAAACCGTTCCCCGTACGTATTAGTTTCATTGCACCAAGTATAGATCCGCAACGCGGTACAGTAGAGGTGAGATTGTCCGTCGATCCTGTACCTGATTTTTTGCGTCAAGATATGACGGTATCAGTGAATATCGAAACGGATCAACGCGCAAAAGCCTTAGTCATTCCTAATGATGCACTAGCCAATGTTAAAGAAGACAGCGCCGAAGTATTATTATTGCGTGATGGTAAAATACAACGTCGAGTAGTGAAATTAGGGTTACGCGGGCTATCAGCATCAGAGGTGCTCTCAGGACTGAGCGCAGGTGATGAGATATTGGTTGATGCCACAGTCTCACTGGCTGATGGAAAAAGAGTGAGAACCGCGCTTCAAGCAGCACCTTTTACCGCTCCTAATGCTGATAAGATGAGGGCGGTAAAGGATAAGAGCCAAGCAGCGGAGACAGTCAATTGA
- a CDS encoding ABC transporter ATP-binding protein, whose translation MFHSYFTATSKTSLASRDSCINGSDIKSSDTGELLSMQDIHISHGHKTLLKIDKLTVPSQKLVAFIGPNGAGKSTLLHTVLGQHTGTALKTDGHITIYGQPINEVMNDGHIAWVGQHERFELPLTVLDYALLGVSPNLAWYQRPNSHHVERAQRLLQDFELSSLVSARVQTLSGGEKQRLAIVRALMQDTKIMMFDEPTNHLDIRHQRFLLHYLHNLVRHQRKSILVVLHDLTHAHRYTDEVVLLSGGQVVAQGTPSEVMTRSQLSDVYDVDIKVHQTEDGLVFI comes from the coding sequence ATGTTTCATTCGTATTTTACGGCTACATCAAAGACATCATTAGCGAGTCGAGACAGTTGTATAAATGGTAGTGATATCAAGAGTAGTGATACAGGCGAGCTGTTGTCGATGCAAGATATTCATATCTCGCATGGCCATAAAACATTGTTAAAGATAGACAAACTAACCGTGCCAAGCCAAAAGCTGGTCGCCTTTATCGGACCAAATGGCGCAGGTAAAAGCACGTTGCTGCATACGGTTTTAGGTCAACACACAGGAACCGCGCTTAAAACGGATGGTCACATTACGATTTACGGTCAGCCAATCAACGAGGTCATGAATGATGGCCATATTGCTTGGGTTGGACAACATGAGCGTTTTGAGCTGCCATTAACGGTATTGGATTATGCGCTGTTAGGAGTCTCGCCAAATCTTGCATGGTATCAGCGCCCAAATAGCCATCATGTTGAGCGCGCGCAACGTTTATTACAAGATTTTGAGTTATCAAGTTTGGTCAGTGCCCGCGTGCAAACCTTATCAGGCGGTGAAAAACAGCGCTTGGCTATCGTAAGGGCGCTAATGCAAGACACTAAAATCATGATGTTTGATGAGCCGACCAATCATCTTGATATTCGCCATCAGCGTTTTTTACTGCATTATTTGCATAATTTGGTGCGACATCAACGCAAAAGTATCTTGGTTGTGTTGCATGATTTGACCCATGCGCATCGCTATACTGATGAAGTGGTGCTATTAAGCGGTGGACAAGTTGTTGCACAAGGAACGCCTAGTGAAGTGATGACACGCTCGCAATTAAGCGATGTTTATGATGTTGATATTAAGGTGCATCAAACTGAAGATGGTTTGGTGTTTATATGA
- a CDS encoding FecCD family ABC transporter permease, with product MANTISASIPTQTRKHKPSIYYIAAAVTSVLLIWLALGIGFGEWSSPNYLDNTIWQLRYPRVVTALLVGMALSVSGAALQALFENPLADPSLIGTSGGAALGVVLVLALGFGGIGIPLAAFTGSVLVCLFILACHRFLGGGQMGLLILGFVISAFCAAVVSLILFMSDDMVLRSATNWLSGSMAEAGFVPLRYSIVSMLLGLVILLPLGRQLDGLMLGEAAAKSLGIKVGMVRCLVVIASALLTGAAVSLAGVIGFIGMMVPNLLAILFGGGRMRLMIWSGWLGAILLLVIDGAARHVAYPVDVPVGIVLALLGGPFFIWLFVRSSRR from the coding sequence ATGGCAAATACGATTTCTGCTTCTATCCCTACACAAACTAGAAAACATAAACCTAGCATCTACTATATTGCTGCCGCTGTCACATCTGTATTGCTAATTTGGTTGGCGCTTGGTATTGGCTTTGGCGAATGGTCAAGTCCCAATTATCTTGATAACACCATCTGGCAGCTGCGTTATCCGCGTGTGGTGACGGCATTACTGGTTGGTATGGCGTTGTCAGTTAGTGGTGCAGCATTACAGGCTTTATTTGAGAATCCTTTAGCGGACCCAAGTTTAATCGGTACATCAGGTGGCGCGGCGCTTGGTGTTGTTTTGGTTCTGGCGTTGGGGTTTGGTGGCATTGGGATACCGCTTGCGGCGTTTACCGGAAGCGTATTGGTCTGTTTATTTATTCTCGCTTGTCATCGGTTTTTGGGTGGTGGGCAGATGGGCTTGCTGATATTGGGATTTGTCATTAGTGCTTTTTGTGCCGCTGTCGTCAGCCTGATTTTATTCATGTCTGATGACATGGTGCTGCGCTCCGCGACCAATTGGCTGTCAGGCAGTATGGCGGAAGCGGGCTTTGTACCGCTGCGTTATTCGATTGTCTCTATGTTATTGGGGTTAGTAATTTTATTACCGTTAGGTCGTCAGTTGGATGGACTGATGCTTGGTGAAGCCGCTGCTAAATCTTTGGGTATCAAGGTGGGTATGGTTCGTTGTTTGGTCGTGATTGCCTCGGCATTATTAACAGGGGCAGCGGTGTCTTTAGCAGGCGTCATTGGTTTTATTGGCATGATGGTGCCAAACCTATTGGCTATTCTGTTTGGTGGTGGACGTATGCGCCTCATGATTTGGTCTGGCTGGCTTGGCGCGATATTATTACTCGTCATTGATGGCGCGGCGCGGCATGTTGCTTATCCAGTGGATGTGCCCGTTGGCATCGTTTTAGCGTTGCTTGGTGGTCCATTCTTTATTTGGCTGTTTGTGCGTAGTAGCCGCCGTTAA
- a CDS encoding heme/hemin ABC transporter substrate-binding protein, with protein sequence MSSALSKTVITHAVINKKLMSRAISTAAIIGAFAVPSLSAQAYERIVAMSPDVADVVVALGATDKLVGKDATNHNPALKNVPAVGMHRNITAESVLAVKPDLVLGSYMVQPASIYQRLNGLKVKAVNVAPKEEVSTFANSIKSIGSYVDRKAEGSQLAKRWNTGMSPMAKTGKRYLLSYDGRIVAGKDTVGDELIRRAGGINAANVSGLKPMSREGWLAAKPDVIIIADHNQAVVGGISKFSKRPEIAASAAGKKGGVHFWPADDFLRYGLHSPDVLKKLNAIAK encoded by the coding sequence ATGTCTTCTGCATTATCAAAAACAGTAATCACTCACGCAGTGATAAATAAAAAATTGATGAGTCGGGCTATCAGCACTGCTGCCATTATTGGCGCATTTGCCGTGCCCTCACTTTCTGCCCAAGCTTATGAGCGTATTGTCGCGATGAGCCCCGATGTTGCAGACGTCGTGGTGGCACTAGGAGCGACCGATAAATTGGTCGGTAAAGATGCGACCAATCATAATCCAGCGTTAAAGAATGTACCAGCCGTGGGTATGCACCGTAATATCACTGCCGAGTCAGTGTTGGCGGTCAAGCCAGATTTGGTGCTTGGTAGTTATATGGTGCAGCCTGCGAGTATTTATCAGCGCTTAAATGGTCTAAAGGTTAAAGCCGTTAATGTCGCGCCCAAAGAAGAGGTAAGCACCTTTGCCAATAGTATTAAATCAATCGGCAGTTACGTTGATAGAAAAGCTGAAGGGTCGCAGCTTGCGAAGCGTTGGAATACAGGGATGAGTCCAATGGCAAAGACGGGTAAGCGTTATTTATTAAGTTACGATGGTCGTATCGTTGCAGGTAAAGACACGGTAGGGGATGAGTTGATTCGCCGTGCGGGTGGGATAAATGCTGCCAATGTATCTGGGTTAAAACCCATGTCACGTGAAGGCTGGCTGGCAGCCAAGCCCGATGTAATCATTATTGCCGATCATAATCAGGCAGTGGTTGGCGGGATCAGTAAATTTAGTAAACGTCCAGAGATTGCAGCAAGTGCCGCAGGCAAGAAGGGCGGCGTACACTTTTGGCCAGCCGATGATTTTCTGCGTTACGGCTTGCATTCGCCTGACGTCTTAAAAAAGCTGAACGCTATAGCAAAATAG
- a CDS encoding ChuX/HutX family heme-like substrate-binding protein: protein MSQPLSLTKKNTELWQQYQALKAKTPMLFPTEGAAALDISEFELMLASPYSQYMGDQCKTVLKQFENFGDMESIVRNELAVHEKTAPYHNLKLGEKMGLALNVGGLDLRFFMWQWQHMLAVTDTSRADKPSYSIQFYNAQGGAIDKVYLRELSAETIARWQAMIQEQQQTVNNETLTLEAQEPLNDWRYKALSEERRTQLQQGWQAMTDVHQFHSLLKNLDIDRASSYRQAPEQMTQQLDISAVEAVFEQARDAKCPIMIFVGNRGLVQIQTGTVQTLKRMGDWFNILDKDHNDFTLHLKDKALAQVWSVKRPTKDGIVTCIEGFDGHGVSIFSVFGQRIEGTPELEVWQQIVSTVIEAYPYAEALAPVVMTEEESV, encoded by the coding sequence ATGAGTCAACCGTTATCGTTAACTAAAAAAAATACTGAGCTGTGGCAACAGTACCAAGCATTGAAAGCAAAAACACCGATGCTATTTCCCACAGAAGGAGCGGCTGCATTAGATATCAGCGAGTTTGAACTGATGTTAGCCTCCCCTTATAGCCAGTATATGGGTGATCAGTGCAAAACCGTGTTAAAGCAATTTGAAAACTTTGGTGACATGGAAAGCATTGTCAGAAACGAGTTGGCAGTGCATGAAAAAACCGCGCCATATCATAATCTTAAGCTTGGTGAAAAGATGGGATTGGCACTCAATGTGGGTGGCTTAGATTTGCGATTTTTTATGTGGCAATGGCAGCATATGCTGGCGGTAACGGATACCAGCCGCGCCGATAAGCCCTCTTATAGTATTCAATTCTATAACGCGCAAGGCGGTGCGATTGATAAAGTGTATCTACGAGAGTTAAGCGCTGAGACTATTGCGCGCTGGCAAGCGATGATTCAGGAGCAGCAGCAAACGGTGAATAATGAGACGCTGACGTTAGAGGCACAAGAACCACTTAATGACTGGCGTTACAAGGCATTAAGTGAAGAGAGGCGTACGCAGCTACAGCAAGGCTGGCAAGCAATGACAGATGTGCATCAGTTTCATTCATTATTAAAAAATCTCGATATTGATCGTGCTAGTAGCTACCGTCAAGCACCAGAGCAGATGACGCAGCAGCTTGATATTAGCGCGGTCGAAGCGGTTTTCGAGCAAGCGCGTGATGCGAAATGTCCGATTATGATATTTGTTGGTAATAGAGGTCTGGTGCAGATTCAGACTGGCACCGTGCAGACGCTCAAACGTATGGGCGATTGGTTCAATATTTTAGATAAAGACCATAATGACTTTACGCTGCATTTAAAAGACAAAGCATTGGCGCAAGTGTGGAGCGTTAAGCGCCCAACCAAAGACGGCATCGTGACTTGTATCGAAGGTTTTGATGGTCACGGCGTCAGTATCTTTAGTGTGTTCGGTCAGCGAATTGAAGGCACGCCTGAGCTTGAAGTCTGGCAGCAAATTGTCTCGACGGTCATCGAAGCGTATCCATATGCAGAAGCCTTAGCACCAGTGGTTATGACTGAAGAAGAGAGCGTGTAA
- a CDS encoding TonB-dependent receptor plug domain-containing protein, whose translation MSILAFDLSLTHMGLNTHPSLLRRSPLAISVALALFAFTSVSAQAAPIFAETNGDMPDDAAMPSTRLDPIVVTATRSERALSDSPVALQVLSRQQLDDNHAHTLKEALALLPNVYLREVHGKTGYEVSMQGFTGDQVLVLIDGLPITASTGSTVNLNQYMNMDIEQIEVVQGAASAQFGSAAMGGVINIITKPIGATTGHITTEIASNGQQNPSGKKLDANKRYVEASVEGALDKNQRFHARLSGSYLDNDGLSLDHEAWPRLKDASEQSQVSARLSYRPDGNDTSGNNNDRNDSRLVKNSQYWLEASHYKEDDISRFNYYVAPRYLAQQRDEHISKQRFSIGARADIAPHVDDRSKTYRLSAQALHKEYQSESNTKTQQAITSARDTDISTTLAQAQLDLPELLLSDKHLHLIQVGGQVQQDKLSQTKNQVSELISDDVSRNVGELYLQDDWLIGDNWEVLSGIRYQNDEDFGGHTAPKVSLKYNHLDASGRDHVFRSSIGGGYRVPNLKERYYVFDHSNLGYKVMGNPDLQPETSTSYQIGYQGQLSDTMNLTVNGFYNEIDDLIQTDEDNATFDGNIAIYKYMNVDSAKTYGGDIGLDWQVDERAKLQASYAYLKTHNNVTDTELTYKPNHKAMLALDYQLNDKLQLIPRLNYESKQLISTSEQAYSPSWWTLDSKLNYDATANLSLYAAINNIFDVQRAVTDTSDYRPIDNREWLLGASYHW comes from the coding sequence ATGTCAATTTTAGCGTTTGATTTATCGTTGACTCATATGGGACTAAACACCCATCCCTCACTGCTACGTCGTAGCCCATTAGCCATAAGTGTGGCATTAGCATTGTTTGCATTCACGTCAGTTTCAGCCCAAGCAGCGCCAATTTTCGCAGAGACTAATGGTGATATGCCTGACGATGCAGCCATGCCGAGCACACGTTTAGACCCAATCGTAGTAACGGCGACTCGCTCTGAGCGCGCTTTAAGTGATTCGCCAGTTGCCCTGCAAGTACTCAGTCGCCAGCAGCTCGATGACAACCATGCTCATACTTTAAAAGAAGCGCTGGCCTTGTTGCCCAATGTCTACTTACGTGAAGTCCACGGCAAGACAGGTTACGAAGTCAGCATGCAAGGCTTCACAGGTGATCAAGTATTGGTGTTGATTGACGGTTTACCGATTACGGCAAGCACTGGCTCGACAGTAAACTTGAATCAGTATATGAATATGGATATCGAACAGATAGAGGTGGTGCAAGGAGCGGCGTCAGCGCAGTTTGGTAGCGCGGCGATGGGCGGCGTCATTAATATCATCACCAAACCTATTGGCGCGACAACAGGACATATCACCACCGAGATTGCCAGCAATGGGCAGCAAAATCCATCTGGTAAAAAGCTAGATGCCAATAAGCGCTATGTAGAAGCCAGCGTGGAAGGGGCATTGGATAAAAACCAGCGCTTTCACGCGCGTCTATCAGGCTCGTATCTGGACAATGATGGCTTAAGCTTAGACCATGAAGCATGGCCCAGATTAAAAGATGCCAGCGAACAATCACAAGTCAGTGCCCGCCTCAGCTACCGCCCTGACGGTAACGATACATCAGGTAATAACAATGACCGCAACGATAGCCGACTGGTCAAAAATTCTCAATATTGGCTAGAAGCCAGCCACTATAAAGAAGACGATATCAGCCGTTTTAATTATTATGTCGCGCCGCGCTATTTGGCACAGCAAAGAGATGAACACATCAGCAAGCAGCGCTTTAGTATCGGTGCGCGCGCTGATATCGCGCCGCATGTCGATGATCGCAGCAAGACTTATCGATTGTCCGCTCAAGCGCTGCATAAGGAATATCAAAGCGAATCCAATACTAAAACGCAGCAAGCCATCACTAGTGCCCGTGATACAGACATTAGTACGACGTTGGCACAAGCCCAGCTCGACTTACCTGAGCTATTGCTATCCGATAAGCACCTTCATCTTATCCAAGTCGGCGGTCAGGTTCAGCAAGACAAGTTAAGCCAAACGAAAAACCAAGTCAGCGAGCTTATCAGCGATGACGTCAGCCGTAATGTCGGTGAGCTGTATCTACAAGATGATTGGCTGATTGGCGATAACTGGGAAGTGTTGAGCGGTATTCGCTATCAAAACGATGAAGACTTTGGTGGTCATACGGCGCCGAAAGTATCACTTAAATACAACCATTTGGATGCCAGCGGTCGTGACCATGTCTTTCGTAGCAGTATTGGCGGTGGTTATCGCGTGCCCAACCTGAAAGAACGCTACTACGTCTTTGACCATAGCAATTTGGGTTATAAAGTCATGGGAAATCCTGACTTGCAGCCTGAAACCTCAACCAGTTACCAGATCGGCTATCAAGGTCAACTGAGCGACACCATGAATTTGACGGTCAATGGTTTTTATAACGAGATAGATGACCTGATCCAAACCGATGAAGACAACGCTACCTTCGACGGTAACATCGCCATTTATAAATATATGAACGTCGATAGTGCCAAAACTTATGGCGGCGATATTGGCCTTGACTGGCAAGTGGACGAGCGCGCCAAACTGCAAGCCAGCTATGCTTATTTAAAAACGCATAACAATGTGACAGATACCGAGCTGACCTATAAGCCCAATCACAAAGCGATGCTGGCACTAGATTATCAGCTTAATGACAAATTACAGCTGATCCCGCGCCTCAATTATGAATCCAAACAGCTGATTAGTACCAGCGAGCAAGCGTATTCACCGTCTTGGTGGACGCTCGATAGCAAGCTCAATTATGACGCAACTGCAAACTTGAGCTTGTATGCAGCGATTAATAATATCTTTGATGTGCAGCGCGCTGTCACCGATACCAGTGACTATCGTCCCATTGATAATCGCGAGTGGTTACTTGGCGCCAGCTACCATTGGTAA
- a CDS encoding HmuY family protein yields the protein MTPIFPAVHTKPTKLALLFSGSILALSMTGCGGGSDGSSSGNTGNGDNGGNTPPVSTASFSETATWQVTNLAPNTATCYDFDAKAESSCAEDKWDIKFDNQARSVKLWSNSGDSGDGKGGVFGLIDWSDLSRYSNATQDPDTSRDITMHYNEDRSGGIFDAQPWFEYNLKDNHQLYPNNRVYLVTTDNSSAMTDSSVQQPIYAMQITNYYNNAGTSGYPTLRWIDTALPNKVQTKTIDASNNDNWVYFDLTTGQSSTDKNSTWQIGFKRNSVILNGGDSAIGTHKGKVGGFLSKTPIGYYDDKGEPIVSKFITDGSAATLTDLTNTAVYDKPMSARSWVIDSKGSDLNPAYTGNFPNLDFGWYTYNGMTHQLNAKAVDSAQGALIRSAEGNSYARVRLDKINYPDSSATTATSWEFKIDIQPAP from the coding sequence ATGACCCCCATTTTCCCAGCAGTTCACACCAAGCCGACCAAATTGGCATTACTGTTTAGTGGCAGTATTTTAGCACTCAGCATGACCGGTTGCGGAGGCGGCAGTGATGGCTCGAGTAGTGGCAATACCGGAAATGGCGATAATGGTGGTAACACGCCGCCTGTTAGCACTGCCAGCTTTAGCGAAACGGCCACTTGGCAAGTCACCAATCTAGCGCCTAATACTGCGACCTGTTATGACTTTGATGCCAAAGCTGAAAGCTCGTGTGCTGAGGATAAATGGGATATCAAGTTTGATAACCAAGCGCGTTCGGTCAAGCTTTGGTCAAATAGTGGTGATTCTGGCGATGGTAAAGGCGGCGTTTTTGGTTTAATCGATTGGTCAGATCTGAGTCGTTATAGCAATGCAACTCAAGATCCTGATACCAGTCGTGATATTACCATGCACTACAATGAAGACCGTAGTGGTGGCATTTTTGATGCACAGCCTTGGTTTGAATACAATTTAAAAGACAACCATCAGCTCTACCCGAACAATCGTGTCTACCTTGTCACCACAGATAATAGCAGCGCCATGACAGACAGCAGCGTCCAGCAGCCTATTTATGCCATGCAGATTACCAACTACTATAATAATGCTGGAACCTCGGGCTACCCTACTCTGCGCTGGATTGATACGGCGCTACCGAACAAGGTGCAGACGAAAACCATCGATGCCTCAAACAATGATAACTGGGTCTATTTTGATCTAACCACAGGACAAAGTAGCACCGATAAAAACAGCACTTGGCAGATTGGTTTTAAGCGTAATAGTGTTATTTTAAATGGTGGCGATTCTGCAATTGGCACTCATAAAGGCAAAGTTGGTGGCTTCTTATCAAAAACACCAATAGGGTATTATGATGATAAAGGTGAGCCCATTGTCAGCAAGTTTATAACCGATGGTAGTGCGGCAACTTTAACCGACCTTACCAACACCGCTGTGTACGATAAACCGATGAGTGCCAGAAGCTGGGTCATTGATAGTAAAGGCTCGGATCTCAATCCTGCTTATACGGGTAATTTCCCGAACCTAGACTTTGGCTGGTATACCTACAATGGCATGACCCATCAACTAAATGCCAAAGCGGTTGACAGCGCTCAAGGCGCGCTCATTAGATCCGCTGAAGGCAATAGCTATGCCCGCGTGCGTTTGGATAAAATCAATTACCCTGATAGCTCAGCGACGACTGCGACCTCATGGGAATTTAAAATAGACATTCAACCTGCTCCTTAA